A single window of Acidobacteriota bacterium DNA harbors:
- a CDS encoding tRNA (adenine-N1)-methyltransferase, whose product MTPEKRGDYSAGMASDPTSTLQRAPLREGELVLLIGPKNKRHMFQLRPGGLFHHSHTGHVYHDEIVGKPPGCRFLSRQGIPIVCVRPTLERYVLKGLRRRTQVIYPRDSTHILIRGDIYPGARVLEAGLGSGSVALVLLRFLGPQGHLISYERREEFASMAQDTLSEFAGLYGASGARHTVVLEDVYEGIREKDLDTILLDVPEPDRAVDSAAAALRPGGSLLCWLPTALQVYRLVRKLQRDPDWAHIETTESLVRPWHVSEESIRPVHRMVAHTGFLVSARRVYPEPEDQNSTVGAVSAPSEASK is encoded by the coding sequence TTGACACCCGAAAAGAGGGGTGACTATTCTGCCGGGATGGCCTCGGACCCCACATCGACGCTGCAGCGGGCCCCCCTTCGGGAGGGTGAACTGGTTCTGCTCATCGGACCCAAGAACAAGCGCCACATGTTTCAACTGCGCCCGGGAGGCCTCTTCCACCACTCCCATACCGGACACGTCTACCATGACGAGATCGTGGGCAAGCCCCCCGGCTGCCGATTTCTGAGCCGCCAGGGAATACCCATCGTCTGCGTGCGGCCGACCCTGGAACGGTACGTTCTCAAAGGGCTGCGCCGCCGCACCCAGGTCATCTACCCGCGCGACTCGACACATATCCTGATCCGGGGAGACATCTATCCCGGAGCCCGGGTCCTGGAGGCGGGCCTGGGGTCCGGATCGGTGGCCCTGGTTCTGCTCCGTTTCCTGGGCCCGCAGGGTCATCTCATCTCCTACGAGCGCCGGGAGGAGTTCGCTTCGATGGCCCAGGATACGCTCTCCGAATTCGCGGGCCTCTACGGGGCTTCGGGAGCGCGGCACACGGTCGTTTTGGAGGACGTCTACGAAGGGATCCGGGAGAAGGACCTGGACACGATCCTGCTGGACGTCCCCGAACCGGATCGTGCCGTCGACTCGGCGGCGGCGGCGTTGAGACCCGGCGGCAGCCTTCTCTGTTGGCTCCCCACGGCGCTTCAGGTGTACCGGCTGGTGAGAAAACTGCAGCGCGACCCGGACTGGGCGCACATCGAAACCACCGAGTCGCTGGTCCGTCCCTGGCACGTCAGCGAGGAGTCCATCCGGCCGGTTCATCGGATGGTGGCGCACACCGGTTTTCTGGTTTCCGCCCGGCGCGTCTACCCGGAACCGGAGGATCAGAACTCCACGGTAGGAGCCGTTTCGGCTCCCTCGGAGGCTTCGAAGTAA
- a CDS encoding M28 family peptidase, giving the protein MRDGSPAARPGSSSTLLAALVLAAISGIQGFSRQPAPEPRSSSGEGEPLLSEIRQLTFEGRRSGEGYFSPDGSLFIFQSEREEENPFFQIYLMDLVRREVSRLSPGHGKTTCGWIHPSGGQVLFASTHHDPESGRKQREEFERRASGRTRRYTWDFDPEYEIYGLSLETETFRNLTNKLGYDAEASWSPEGGRIVFASNRLAYEGGLTPEQVKSRDGDPSSFLDLYSMNSDGTDVLRLTASPGYDGGPFFSPSGRTICWRRFTEDGMVAEIFLMDANGDRQRPVTRLGKMSWAPFFHPSGDYLVFTTNLHGLDNFELYLVSAEGRSEPVRVTRTPGFDGLPVFAPDGKTLTWTSNRTPGKTSQIFLAGWDDREARRLLGLSAPEGQVAADPGPEIPSASRIRDQDLRRHVNRLASEEMEGRMTGTRGELLATAYAASVLSRLGLEPAGDDGSYFQSFPFTAGVSLGTGNRLEIVSGGEKKPLRVDHDWRPLSFSAAGSFGASPVVFAGYGIVAPELEDNAGYDSYAHLDVAGKWVMVLRYYPEEVSPQRRRHLARYGSLRYKAMQALDRGAKGLLIASGPASKVRRELIPLRLDGSVTDGRLPVISLTDRAAGILLESDGRTLQELQLGLDSGELQMGFVLPGVEMASNVALNTEERTGRNVLGLLQAEPGKAANGVLVVGAHVDHLGSGATASSLARSDQEGGIHYGADDNASGVAAVLEMAEHLVDLRDQGGLPPGRDVLFALWSGEELGLLGSNHFMKSYGSDQEGGSENDLLAYLNLDMVGRLRHSLVVQGVGSSSVWPAAIERANLNLGLPIVMQPESHLPTDATSFYVKQVPILSLFTGSHEDYHTPGDRPEKLNYQGTRKIASFLSRIAVQLLEDPDRPDYKEMSDPRRRGARTGLRAYLGTIPDYAQGENEGLSLSGVAPGGPAEKAGVRAGDVVVRLAEREIRDIYDYTYAIDFLEIGSPTDIVVRREGERVTLTIVPASRE; this is encoded by the coding sequence ATGAGAGACGGGTCACCCGCTGCGCGTCCCGGGTCATCTTCCACCCTGCTGGCGGCCTTGGTCTTGGCGGCCATCTCGGGCATCCAGGGATTCAGTCGACAACCGGCCCCTGAACCCAGATCTTCTTCGGGCGAAGGAGAGCCGCTGCTCTCCGAGATCCGGCAACTCACGTTCGAAGGCCGGCGTTCCGGAGAAGGATATTTCAGTCCGGACGGCTCCCTTTTCATCTTCCAGAGCGAGCGCGAGGAGGAAAACCCGTTCTTCCAGATCTACTTGATGGACCTGGTCCGGAGAGAGGTGAGCCGGCTTTCTCCCGGCCACGGCAAGACCACCTGCGGCTGGATTCATCCGTCGGGCGGCCAGGTCCTCTTCGCTTCGACCCACCATGATCCCGAATCCGGCCGGAAGCAACGGGAGGAATTCGAGCGCCGGGCTTCGGGACGAACCCGCCGGTACACGTGGGACTTCGATCCCGAATATGAGATCTACGGGCTCTCGCTGGAAACGGAGACCTTTCGCAACCTCACCAACAAGTTGGGATATGACGCCGAAGCCTCCTGGTCTCCGGAAGGCGGACGGATCGTGTTCGCCTCGAACCGGTTGGCCTACGAAGGCGGTCTGACTCCGGAGCAGGTGAAGTCGCGGGACGGGGACCCTTCGTCCTTCCTGGATCTCTACTCCATGAATTCGGACGGAACCGACGTTCTCCGGCTGACCGCCTCACCGGGATATGACGGCGGTCCCTTCTTCAGCCCCTCCGGCCGGACGATCTGCTGGCGGAGGTTCACCGAGGACGGAATGGTGGCCGAGATCTTCCTGATGGACGCGAACGGAGACCGCCAGCGGCCTGTGACGCGACTGGGGAAGATGTCCTGGGCGCCCTTTTTCCATCCTTCCGGAGACTACCTGGTCTTCACCACCAACCTTCATGGCCTGGACAACTTCGAGCTCTACCTGGTGTCCGCCGAGGGTCGCTCCGAACCGGTCCGCGTCACCCGGACCCCCGGATTCGATGGTCTGCCCGTCTTCGCGCCGGACGGCAAGACGCTGACCTGGACCTCCAACCGGACTCCCGGGAAGACCTCCCAGATATTCCTGGCCGGCTGGGACGACCGTGAGGCGAGACGCCTGTTGGGACTCTCCGCGCCGGAAGGGCAGGTGGCCGCCGATCCCGGACCGGAGATTCCGAGCGCGTCCCGGATCCGCGATCAGGACCTTCGCCGCCACGTGAACCGTTTGGCTTCCGAGGAGATGGAGGGGCGAATGACCGGGACCCGGGGAGAGCTTCTGGCCACCGCGTACGCCGCTTCGGTCCTGTCTCGCCTGGGATTGGAGCCGGCTGGAGACGACGGATCCTACTTCCAGTCCTTCCCCTTCACGGCGGGAGTCTCCCTGGGCACCGGGAACCGGTTGGAGATCGTGAGTGGAGGCGAGAAGAAGCCGTTGCGCGTGGACCACGACTGGAGGCCGTTGTCCTTCTCGGCCGCGGGATCTTTCGGAGCCTCGCCGGTGGTCTTCGCCGGGTATGGAATCGTGGCGCCGGAATTGGAGGACAACGCCGGTTACGATTCGTACGCTCACCTGGACGTGGCCGGCAAGTGGGTCATGGTGTTGCGCTATTACCCGGAAGAGGTGTCTCCCCAACGGCGGCGGCATCTGGCCCGCTATGGAAGCCTTCGCTACAAGGCCATGCAGGCCCTGGACCGGGGGGCCAAGGGACTCCTCATCGCCAGCGGTCCCGCTTCCAAGGTCCGGCGGGAGCTGATCCCGTTGAGGCTGGACGGGTCGGTCACGGACGGGCGCCTTCCCGTCATCTCCCTCACCGACCGGGCCGCCGGAATTCTCCTGGAGTCCGACGGCCGGACGCTGCAAGAGCTTCAGTTGGGACTGGATTCCGGGGAACTGCAGATGGGGTTTGTGCTGCCCGGTGTCGAGATGGCTTCCAACGTCGCTCTGAACACGGAAGAGAGGACGGGCCGCAACGTTCTGGGGTTGCTGCAGGCGGAGCCCGGCAAGGCCGCGAACGGAGTGCTGGTGGTCGGAGCCCACGTGGACCATTTGGGCTCGGGGGCCACCGCTTCGTCGCTGGCCCGGTCAGACCAGGAGGGTGGAATCCACTACGGGGCCGACGACAACGCGTCCGGGGTCGCCGCCGTTCTGGAGATGGCGGAGCATCTCGTGGACCTCCGGGACCAGGGGGGCCTTCCGCCGGGACGAGACGTGCTGTTCGCGCTCTGGTCCGGGGAGGAGCTGGGTCTCCTGGGCTCGAACCATTTCATGAAGAGTTACGGATCGGACCAGGAGGGTGGGTCCGAAAACGACCTGTTGGCCTATCTGAATCTGGACATGGTGGGGCGGTTGAGACATTCCCTGGTGGTGCAGGGCGTCGGTTCGAGCTCCGTCTGGCCCGCGGCCATCGAGCGGGCCAATCTGAATCTCGGCCTGCCCATCGTGATGCAGCCCGAGAGCCATCTGCCCACCGACGCCACCTCCTTCTACGTCAAACAGGTCCCGATCCTGAGTCTCTTCACCGGTTCCCACGAGGACTACCACACGCCCGGAGACCGCCCCGAAAAACTCAACTACCAGGGGACGCGGAAGATTGCGTCATTCCTGAGCCGGATTGCCGTCCAGCTCCTGGAGGACCCCGATCGTCCCGATTACAAGGAAATGAGCGACCCCAGGAGGCGAGGGGCCAGGACCGGACTGAGAGCCTACCTGGGTACGATCCCCGATTACGCCCAGGGCGAGAATGAGGGTCTCAGCCTCTCGGGGGTTGCACCCGGAGGGCCCGCCGAAAAGGCGGGGGTCCGGGCGGGAGACGTGGTCGTGCGCCTGGCCGAACGCGAGATCAGGGATATCTACGACTACACCTACGCCATCGATTTTCTGGAGATCGGCTCTCCGACCGATATTGTCGTTCGGCGAGAGGGAGAGCGGGTCACCTTGACCATCGTCCCGGCTTCCAGGGAATGA
- a CDS encoding MFS transporter has protein sequence MGQPVQSPTRVRWLVFGLACASSWMLYLHRYTWNFIGPELERTHGLSKAELGTLFSFFMPPYGIFQIPSGILSDLVGPHLFLGLIMILWSLSLPLHAAAGSFASLAVVRVLFGAFQAGCYPNLTKVTQVWFPRSRRTVVQGWVATFFGRGGAAMSPILFGTLFMGYCGFSWQTALVLLGGGGVFLGVLFLHQFRNSPEVDPRTNQAERDLIREGSPKTKSGGSRVLPWRRAARNRSMRYFILGQIASAAADTIYVSFMGDYFLNAKGVEMIQAGVLVSLPLWGGAVGGMVGGYCNDWAIQWSGSRRWGRSVIGFTGKFVACLLMLVTIRQESAVAAGISLFAVKFFTDWSQPTVWGTCTDLGGRYSATLFGIVNTSASAGGVLAPPLFGLILDYNTARLWVDGAWVQTTNYNPLFVVVAAMYLVSAVTWFFIDCTESVESELEPEQKATPPR, from the coding sequence ATGGGGCAACCCGTCCAGTCTCCCACCCGAGTCCGTTGGCTGGTCTTCGGCTTGGCGTGCGCCTCGTCGTGGATGCTCTACCTGCACCGGTACACCTGGAATTTCATCGGACCCGAGTTGGAGCGGACCCATGGCCTCTCCAAGGCGGAGCTGGGCACGCTCTTCTCCTTCTTCATGCCACCCTACGGAATCTTCCAGATTCCCAGCGGGATCCTGAGCGACCTGGTCGGCCCCCACCTCTTCCTGGGGTTGATCATGATCCTCTGGTCGCTGTCGCTTCCCCTGCATGCCGCAGCCGGCAGCTTCGCATCGCTGGCCGTGGTCCGGGTTCTCTTCGGCGCCTTCCAGGCGGGCTGCTATCCCAACCTGACCAAGGTCACCCAGGTCTGGTTCCCCCGGAGCCGGCGCACCGTGGTCCAGGGTTGGGTGGCCACATTCTTCGGCCGGGGCGGCGCGGCCATGTCTCCCATCCTCTTCGGCACCCTGTTCATGGGCTACTGCGGCTTCTCGTGGCAAACCGCGTTGGTGTTGTTGGGAGGAGGAGGGGTCTTTCTGGGCGTCCTCTTCCTGCACCAGTTTCGCAATTCACCGGAAGTGGACCCCAGGACCAACCAGGCCGAGCGGGACCTGATCCGGGAGGGATCGCCGAAAACGAAGTCCGGGGGTTCCCGCGTTCTCCCCTGGCGCCGGGCCGCCCGCAATCGGAGCATGCGCTATTTCATCCTGGGCCAGATCGCGAGCGCGGCCGCCGACACCATCTACGTTTCCTTCATGGGCGACTATTTCCTGAACGCCAAAGGTGTCGAGATGATCCAGGCGGGCGTGCTGGTGAGCCTGCCCCTGTGGGGAGGAGCCGTGGGAGGCATGGTGGGAGGTTACTGCAACGACTGGGCGATCCAATGGAGCGGAAGCCGGCGTTGGGGCCGGAGCGTCATCGGTTTCACCGGCAAGTTCGTGGCCTGCCTGCTGATGCTCGTGACCATCCGCCAGGAGAGCGCGGTGGCGGCCGGGATCTCCCTGTTCGCGGTCAAATTCTTCACCGACTGGAGCCAACCGACGGTGTGGGGAACCTGCACCGATCTGGGGGGAAGGTATTCGGCGACTCTTTTCGGGATCGTCAACACGTCTGCCAGTGCGGGGGGCGTTCTCGCCCCGCCACTGTTCGGTTTGATCCTGGACTACAATACGGCCCGGCTATGGGTGGACGGCGCCTGGGTCCAGACCACCAATTACAACCCCCTGTTTGTCGTCGTCGCCGCCATGTATCTGGTCAGCGCGGTGACCTGGTTCTTCATCGACTGCACAGAATCCGTGGAAAGCGAGCTCGAGCCGGAGCAGAAGGCCACACCGCCAAGATAG
- a CDS encoding ATP-binding protein: MMGQRANWLGPASILAGVLVISAFHYTTSTEHRYLHEIYQRVYYVPILLAAFWYGPVGGVCTALLTSGLYLYHIQRDWHHVPMYTFNQYAEICLYHAIGLLVGVLSSRERRQRRDLERTSRRLSEAYESLQQTFEHLRRADRLASMGRLSAGIAHEIRNPLGTIKGSIEILSGEFPADHPKREFLGIVHQEIARLNAIVEDFLRFGRPPQPSIQPTPVGELLDSTVTLLQKPARDAQIEIRVFDDLRVPPVPMDPDQIRQVMLNVMLNGLEAMPDGGVLEARVFRAPESRHVAIEISDNGSGSEGVDLERIFDPFYTTKAEGTGLGLSICFQLVKNHGGTIAARANEDRGLTFRIELPLEEV, translated from the coding sequence ATGATGGGGCAGCGCGCCAACTGGCTCGGTCCGGCCTCCATTCTGGCCGGTGTACTGGTCATCTCCGCCTTCCACTACACCACCAGCACGGAGCACCGGTATCTGCACGAGATCTACCAGCGCGTCTACTACGTTCCCATTCTGCTGGCGGCCTTCTGGTACGGACCCGTCGGCGGGGTCTGCACGGCGCTCCTGACCAGCGGATTGTATCTTTACCACATCCAGCGGGACTGGCATCACGTCCCCATGTACACCTTCAACCAATACGCCGAGATCTGCCTCTACCACGCCATCGGGCTCCTGGTGGGGGTCCTCTCCAGCCGGGAGAGGCGGCAGCGGAGAGACCTGGAGCGAACCTCGCGGCGCCTGTCCGAGGCGTATGAATCGCTGCAGCAGACCTTCGAGCATCTGAGGCGGGCGGATCGTCTCGCCTCCATGGGACGGCTCAGCGCCGGCATCGCCCACGAGATCCGGAATCCGCTGGGCACCATCAAGGGCTCCATCGAGATCTTGTCGGGGGAATTCCCCGCCGATCATCCCAAGCGGGAATTCCTTGGCATCGTCCACCAGGAAATCGCTCGGCTCAATGCCATCGTGGAGGACTTTCTCCGCTTCGGAAGGCCGCCCCAACCGTCGATTCAGCCGACTCCCGTCGGAGAGCTTCTCGATTCAACGGTGACCTTGCTGCAGAAGCCGGCGCGGGACGCTCAGATCGAAATCCGTGTCTTCGACGATCTCCGAGTGCCGCCGGTGCCCATGGACCCCGACCAGATCCGGCAGGTCATGCTGAACGTCATGCTCAACGGCCTCGAGGCCATGCCCGACGGGGGAGTGCTGGAAGCGAGAGTCTTCAGGGCGCCGGAGAGCCGGCATGTCGCCATCGAAATCTCGGACAACGGCTCCGGATCGGAAGGAGTGGATTTGGAGCGTATCTTCGACCCCTTTTACACCACCAAGGCCGAGGGGACCGGCTTGGGTCTGTCCATCTGCTTTCAACTCGTGAAGAACCATGGAGGCACCATTGCGGCCCGGGCCAACGAGGACCGCGGGCTCACCTTCAGAATCGAGTTGCCGTTGGAGGAAGTATGA
- a CDS encoding TPM domain-containing protein yields the protein MKTSRWLLAPLLLLLSSPSQAQVESDTLLESLKPQGYVSDYAGVMNANLRRSLEGRLRELEQKTTAQIAVVALRSLKGGEIRDFANRLFERWGVGRKGKDNGVLMLASLEDRKIWVEVGYGLEGILPDARVGRILDQAVLPEFRHGRHGGGLARGALTIAGVIAQDSGVTLSGAAVPRDSRRSRRPGAGNLLYLLFLLFLFLRRPLLGMFLPLGMGAGFPRGGYGGGFSGGGFGGFGGGLSGGGGAGRSW from the coding sequence GTGAAGACGAGCCGTTGGTTGTTGGCGCCCCTGCTCCTCCTGCTGAGCAGTCCATCCCAGGCCCAGGTCGAGTCGGACACGCTGCTGGAGAGTCTGAAGCCCCAGGGCTACGTCAGCGACTATGCGGGCGTGATGAACGCCAATCTGAGGCGGTCGCTGGAGGGCCGGCTCAGGGAATTGGAGCAGAAGACGACGGCTCAGATCGCAGTGGTCGCTCTCCGGTCTCTGAAGGGCGGAGAGATCCGGGACTTCGCCAATCGCCTCTTCGAGCGTTGGGGAGTGGGGAGGAAAGGCAAGGACAACGGCGTTCTGATGCTGGCCTCGCTGGAGGATCGCAAGATCTGGGTCGAGGTCGGTTACGGCTTGGAGGGAATCCTTCCGGACGCGAGGGTGGGACGTATTCTGGATCAGGCGGTGTTGCCGGAATTCCGCCACGGCCGCCATGGCGGAGGATTGGCGCGGGGCGCGCTCACCATTGCCGGGGTGATCGCACAGGATTCGGGAGTCACTCTCAGTGGGGCCGCCGTCCCGCGGGATTCCCGGCGAAGCCGCCGTCCGGGCGCCGGCAATCTGCTCTATCTCCTGTTTCTGCTGTTCCTTTTCCTCCGGCGGCCCCTGTTGGGAATGTTCCTGCCGCTGGGGATGGGTGCCGGGTTCCCGCGCGGCGGTTATGGCGGCGGCTTTTCGGGAGGGGGCTTCGGCGGCTTCGGCGGCGGGCTTTCCGGAGGAGGAGGCGCCGGCAGGAGCTGGTAG
- a CDS encoding heavy metal translocating P-type ATPase: MSPVSGQSEIDPVCGMKVSPGPGVPNVSHGGKTYYFCCPNCAELFRSDPELALAHHEGDRPQVHAHDHGDAGRYICPMCPGVESPVPGSCPSCGMALQPYGATAEDGGELREMTRRFRWSLGFTGPLFLLSMLDMASGQPISRILTPDLRQWLELLLATPVVIWGGLPFWRRAWTSIWNRSLNMFTLIALGTGAAYLYSLAAVGFPSLFPEAYRDVHGHVGVYFEAAAVITALVLLGQVLELRATARTGRAVRSLLELSPPTARKIAAGGDEEVPLADVKPGDRLRVRPGDKIPVDGRVLEGESSVDESMISGESIPVLKRPGDAVTGGTSNGSGSLVMEARRVGSETLLARIVRMVTEAQRSRAPVHRLVDRVAAWFVPAVIVVAVAAALTWGLLGPEPRWANALVTAAAVLLIACPCALGLATPMSIMVGVGEGARSGVLIRDAESLEVLERVDTLMIDKTGTLTEGRPRLEAVNPADGWRRREILRLAAGLEQGSEHPLAEAVVAGARREGLDLPSVERFDAVAGQGVRGRVEGREVAVGSRRFLAGLSIRIGGLERRAEELRLRGMTAFFVAVDGRACGVLGLGDPLKASARETLAQLRLEGVRVVMVTGDGRTTADAVASELGIERVRSEMLPDEKANLIRGYQEAGRIVAMAGDGVNDAPALALAQVGIAMGTGSDVALQSAGVTLLRGDLNGILKALRLSRATLDNIRQNLFFAFLYNMLGVPVAAGVLYPLWGITMNPMLAAAAMALSSLSVIANALRLRRVRLSTTSAPAASRVQWSP, translated from the coding sequence ATGAGTCCGGTATCCGGGCAAAGTGAAATCGATCCGGTCTGCGGGATGAAGGTGAGTCCCGGCCCCGGCGTTCCCAACGTCTCCCACGGTGGGAAGACGTACTATTTTTGCTGCCCGAATTGCGCAGAACTGTTCCGGTCCGATCCGGAGCTCGCCCTTGCGCACCACGAAGGAGACCGTCCCCAGGTCCATGCGCATGACCACGGGGACGCAGGCCGCTACATCTGCCCCATGTGTCCCGGCGTCGAGTCGCCGGTGCCGGGGTCGTGTCCTTCATGCGGCATGGCCTTGCAGCCGTACGGAGCAACTGCGGAAGACGGCGGAGAATTGCGTGAGATGACCCGGCGTTTTCGCTGGAGTCTCGGTTTCACGGGTCCCCTCTTTCTGCTGTCCATGTTGGATATGGCGTCCGGACAGCCGATCTCCCGGATCCTGACTCCGGATCTCCGCCAGTGGCTCGAGCTGCTCCTGGCGACTCCCGTGGTGATTTGGGGCGGGCTTCCCTTCTGGCGGAGGGCCTGGACCTCCATTTGGAATCGCAGCCTCAACATGTTCACCCTGATTGCCCTGGGTACGGGCGCGGCCTACCTTTACAGCCTGGCGGCCGTCGGTTTTCCCAGCCTTTTCCCGGAGGCCTATCGGGACGTCCACGGTCACGTGGGCGTCTATTTCGAAGCCGCCGCCGTCATTACGGCCCTGGTGCTTCTGGGGCAGGTTCTCGAACTCAGGGCGACGGCGCGTACCGGCAGGGCCGTCCGGTCCCTCCTGGAACTGTCTCCGCCCACCGCCCGGAAGATCGCCGCCGGTGGCGATGAAGAAGTTCCCTTGGCGGACGTGAAGCCGGGCGACCGGCTGCGAGTGCGCCCGGGGGACAAGATTCCGGTGGACGGCCGGGTGCTGGAAGGAGAGAGCAGCGTCGACGAGTCCATGATCAGCGGCGAGTCCATCCCCGTCTTGAAGCGTCCGGGAGATGCCGTGACAGGCGGGACGTCGAACGGGTCCGGCTCGCTGGTCATGGAGGCTCGCCGGGTCGGGAGCGAAACCCTCCTGGCGCGCATCGTCCGGATGGTCACCGAGGCCCAACGCTCCCGGGCCCCGGTCCACCGCCTGGTCGACCGCGTCGCGGCGTGGTTCGTCCCCGCCGTCATCGTCGTGGCCGTGGCGGCGGCGCTGACGTGGGGATTGCTGGGGCCCGAACCCAGATGGGCCAACGCGCTCGTCACGGCGGCGGCGGTCTTGCTGATCGCGTGCCCCTGCGCCCTCGGTCTGGCGACTCCCATGTCCATCATGGTGGGCGTGGGGGAGGGCGCCCGATCGGGCGTCCTGATTCGGGACGCCGAGTCGCTGGAGGTCCTGGAGCGGGTCGACACCCTCATGATCGACAAGACGGGGACTCTCACCGAAGGACGTCCGCGGCTTGAGGCCGTGAATCCGGCCGACGGATGGAGACGCCGGGAGATCCTGAGACTCGCCGCCGGCTTGGAACAGGGGAGCGAGCATCCCCTGGCCGAGGCCGTGGTCGCCGGAGCGCGCCGGGAAGGACTGGATTTGCCTTCGGTGGAACGTTTCGATGCCGTGGCGGGACAGGGGGTCCGGGGAAGGGTGGAGGGCCGGGAAGTGGCGGTGGGCAGCCGGCGGTTCCTGGCGGGTCTTTCGATCCGGATTGGCGGCCTGGAGCGGCGGGCGGAAGAGTTGCGCCTGCGCGGGATGACGGCCTTCTTCGTAGCCGTCGATGGCCGGGCCTGCGGCGTTCTTGGCCTGGGCGATCCCCTCAAGGCGTCCGCCCGGGAGACTCTGGCGCAACTGAGGCTTGAGGGCGTACGCGTCGTCATGGTCACCGGGGACGGCCGGACCACGGCCGACGCCGTGGCGAGTGAGCTGGGGATCGAACGGGTGCGGTCGGAGATGCTGCCCGACGAGAAGGCGAATCTGATCCGTGGATACCAGGAGGCAGGCCGGATCGTGGCCATGGCGGGAGATGGCGTCAACGATGCGCCGGCCCTGGCGCTGGCCCAAGTGGGCATCGCCATGGGCACGGGATCCGACGTGGCCCTCCAAAGTGCCGGAGTAACGCTGTTGCGGGGGGATCTGAACGGCATCCTCAAAGCGCTCCGATTGAGCCGGGCGACCCTGGACAACATTCGCCAAAATCTGTTTTTTGCGTTTCTTTACAACATGTTGGGTGTGCCGGTCGCGGCCGGGGTCCTGTATCCCCTCTGGGGAATCACGATGAATCCCATGCTGGCCGCCGCGGCCATGGCTCTCAGCTCTCTCTCGGTGATCGCCAACGCCTTGAGATTGCGCCGGGTTCGGCTCTCAACGACGTCAGCGCCGGCGGCGAGTCGAGTACAATGGAGCCCGTGA
- a CDS encoding LemA family protein, translating into MKKVLIVLGVSLGVLLVLFLIIGMSLTGSYNRLVTLNEGVESAWAQVETVLQRRYDLIPNLVNTVKGFAAQEREVFTEVTRLRSQWGAARTTADKAQVAGRMEGALSRLLLVAERYPDLKSNQNFLALQDELTGTENRIAVERRRYNQTVQNYNTTVRRFPTNLVAGFFGFERSTAYFEASEGAETAPTVEF; encoded by the coding sequence TTGAAGAAGGTATTGATCGTCTTGGGCGTGTCGTTGGGAGTGTTGCTGGTTCTGTTCCTCATCATCGGCATGAGTCTGACCGGCTCCTACAATCGGCTGGTCACCCTGAACGAGGGGGTGGAGAGCGCCTGGGCCCAGGTGGAGACGGTATTGCAGCGGCGCTACGACCTGATCCCCAACCTGGTGAACACGGTGAAGGGTTTTGCGGCCCAGGAGCGGGAGGTCTTTACCGAGGTCACCCGATTGCGCAGCCAGTGGGGAGCGGCCCGGACCACCGCCGACAAGGCTCAGGTCGCCGGCCGGATGGAAGGAGCCCTGTCCCGCCTGCTCCTGGTTGCCGAGCGCTACCCGGATCTCAAGTCCAATCAGAACTTCCTGGCCCTGCAGGATGAGTTGACCGGGACCGAGAACAGGATTGCCGTGGAGCGGCGCCGTTACAATCAGACGGTCCAGAACTACAACACCACGGTACGCCGGTTTCCCACCAACCTGGTGGCCGGATTTTTCGGCTTCGAGCGCAGCACGGCTTACTTCGAAGCCTCCGAGGGAGCCGAAACGGCTCCTACCGTGGAGTTCTGA